The proteins below are encoded in one region of Lactuca sativa cultivar Salinas chromosome 3, Lsat_Salinas_v11, whole genome shotgun sequence:
- the LOC111885713 gene encoding caffeoyl-CoA O-methyltransferase yields MAAVNSGGSDEIISQPAKHQEVGHKSLLQSDALYQYILETSVYPREPAPMKELREVTAKHPWNLMTTSADEGQFLNLLLKLINAKNTMEIGVYTGYSLLSTALALPDDGKILALDINRENYEIGLPIIEKAGVAHKIDFREGPALPVLDLMIEDEKFHGSFDFIFVDADKDNYLNYHKRLIDLVKIGGVIGYDNTLWNGSLVAPPDAPLRKYVRYYRDFVLELNKALAVDPRVEICQLPVGDGITLCRRIS; encoded by the exons ATGGCGGCCGTAAACAGTGGTGGCAGCGATGAAATTATTAGTCAACCGGCGAAACACCAAGAAGTTGGCCACAAGAGTCTCCTACAAAGTGATGCTCTTTACCAATATATTCTTGAAACCTCCGTCTACCCAAGAGAGCCTGCACCCATGAAAGAGCTCCGTGAGGTCACTGCTAAACATCCATG GAATCTTATGACCACTTCTGCCGACGAAGGCCAGTTTTTGAACCTTCTTCTGAAGCTCATCAACGCCAAGAACACCATGGAGATTGGTGTGTACACTGGTTATTCTCTTTTGTCAACCGCCCTTGCTCTCCCTGATGATGGAAAG ATATTGGCTTTAGATATTAATCGTGAAAATTATGAGATTGGTCTTCCAATCATTGAGAAGGCCGGTGTTGCCCACAAGATTGACTTCAGAGAAGGTCCTGCACTTCCTGTTCTAGACCTAATGATCGAAGAT GAAAAATTCCATGgaagttttgattttatatttgtgGATGCTGATAAAGACAACTATCTAAACTACCACAAGAGATTAATTGACCTTGTCAAGATTGGTGGCGTAATTGGCTATGACAACACCCTTTGGAATGGATCATTGGTGGCGCCACCAGATGCACCGCTTAGGAAGTATGTTAGATACTACAGAGACTTTGTGTTGGAACTTAACAAGGCGTTGGCTGTTGACCCAAGAGTTGAGATTTGTCAGCTTCCAGTTGGAGATGGAATTACATTATGTCGTCGTATCAGCTGA